The proteins below are encoded in one region of Mesotoga sp. Brook.08.105.5.1:
- a CDS encoding ABC transporter permease subunit, with the protein MSVVIPIFFTLGLLPLIVRRKWSMGLSITFILTIATIAPTVWALYVSLTEFGIFQTEPVFSGLKNYEIVLRDSGFKLSLKLTALWSTLKSAIEVSISFLIALRLRKATRYSKSALLLLGIGWFIPSFITVSGWRVFVQGYGGYSLLNTLLGTSIDVTLNPLHAFLSSLLVSVWLSIPLSAMIILGMLGRVSKELDDVIKIDGAGDLTTASILFGEIRHLLIPYFLFQLARSMKEFTSVFLMTGNGPLLPEGFTPHTLTGSTSFLGIVLFRKFNTAKDYGLLSAYAVFVGVFALIWILGALFSRGEVPKRHRRVLYLSSAAHILLGLFAGWNWLVFPVVAGYSILPLIIPRFRKPFRRLVGVLLIYEVVIFILSVAQNGISGVIPATLLSVPMILLSIRYRFPHFDFSIPGWLKRALLIVCLVPTAVIVIYILFLSFASDSDIVPSISELTLANYGKVISDGLPRNIFNTLKIAFWAFVIVLLAGVPFSYLFSLKRNIFVRIIASVILFGSLYNGMHTLLPMYFVFDKLALVNSLFGVGMVVCIQAMPLTILLLGGFFSSVPRELREVSLLEGLSETGYLLRVLIPLSMPIIGGLLIYTLVSAFNSFSMPLILLNSQELMPFSLKIYSYVGEVRSFYTSWNLFGAASVIGVIPLLLFFRSSLKLIYSSNLRDQGIEYD; encoded by the coding sequence ATGTCGGTCGTGATACCGATCTTCTTTACCCTTGGACTGCTTCCTCTTATAGTGAGAAGGAAGTGGTCTATGGGTTTGTCTATTACCTTCATTCTCACAATCGCGACTATCGCTCCTACGGTTTGGGCTCTGTATGTCTCATTGACGGAATTTGGCATCTTTCAAACGGAACCTGTCTTTTCCGGTCTGAAAAACTACGAGATTGTGCTAAGAGATTCCGGTTTCAAACTCTCGCTGAAACTGACGGCCCTCTGGTCGACACTGAAATCGGCAATTGAGGTCTCAATCTCCTTCTTAATCGCGCTCAGGTTGAGAAAAGCTACCAGGTACAGCAAGTCTGCTCTTCTGCTCTTGGGTATAGGCTGGTTTATACCATCATTCATAACGGTGTCCGGATGGAGGGTCTTTGTTCAGGGATACGGAGGGTACTCTTTGTTGAATACCCTTCTTGGCACAAGTATTGACGTGACTCTCAACCCCCTGCACGCATTTCTTTCTTCCCTACTTGTAAGCGTCTGGCTTTCGATACCTCTCTCGGCCATGATAATTCTCGGGATGCTAGGGAGAGTTTCAAAGGAACTGGATGATGTAATTAAAATAGACGGTGCGGGAGATCTCACAACAGCCTCTATTCTGTTCGGAGAGATAAGACATCTATTGATTCCGTACTTCTTGTTTCAACTTGCCAGATCGATGAAAGAGTTCACATCTGTCTTTCTTATGACCGGAAACGGTCCGTTGCTGCCTGAGGGATTCACTCCGCATACCTTGACCGGTTCAACTTCATTTCTCGGAATCGTTCTCTTCAGGAAATTCAACACGGCAAAGGATTACGGACTTCTCTCCGCTTACGCTGTATTCGTAGGAGTATTCGCACTCATATGGATCCTGGGCGCGCTCTTTTCTCGAGGAGAAGTGCCGAAGAGACACAGGCGGGTTCTCTATCTCAGCAGCGCCGCACACATTCTTCTGGGGCTTTTCGCAGGCTGGAACTGGCTCGTTTTTCCCGTTGTTGCCGGATATTCGATACTCCCGCTAATAATACCCCGCTTCAGGAAGCCGTTCAGGCGGCTAGTGGGAGTTCTGTTGATATACGAAGTCGTCATATTCATTCTGAGCGTTGCTCAAAATGGTATCAGTGGCGTCATTCCGGCCACCCTTCTAAGCGTGCCTATGATCCTTCTGTCTATAAGATACAGATTTCCGCACTTCGATTTTTCCATTCCCGGATGGCTTAAGAGAGCGCTTCTTATTGTCTGTCTGGTTCCCACCGCAGTGATAGTGATCTACATACTCTTTCTCTCCTTCGCTTCCGATTCGGACATTGTGCCTTCAATCTCCGAACTGACACTGGCAAACTACGGCAAAGTGATCTCCGACGGACTCCCGCGCAACATATTCAATACTCTGAAGATCGCGTTTTGGGCCTTTGTGATCGTTCTTCTGGCTGGAGTTCCCTTTTCCTATCTCTTCTCTTTGAAGAGAAACATATTTGTGAGGATTATCGCTTCAGTGATTCTCTTCGGAAGCCTCTACAACGGAATGCATACGTTACTCCCTATGTACTTTGTATTCGACAAGTTGGCCCTCGTGAACAGCTTGTTCGGAGTTGGGATGGTTGTATGTATTCAGGCAATGCCGCTAACTATTTTGCTGCTTGGCGGCTTTTTTTCCTCTGTCCCGAGAGAGCTCCGGGAAGTCTCTCTCCTCGAGGGATTATCGGAAACCGGCTACTTATTGAGAGTTCTTATTCCTCTTTCAATGCCCATAATCGGCGGACTACTCATATACACTCTAGTCTCAGCATTCAATTCCTTCTCCATGCCGCTAATCCTTC
- a CDS encoding extracellular solute-binding protein — protein MKKTATFLFVILLCSFTFGITFWVSWEGEDFYRAAASRFSEKTGIPVEIVYFPKIEEKLNVSLKTGDLPDAVMIKDTYVGDVAASKRNLPIPESALRDYPERYLSAFTWNGEVSAVPYYADSQVAFINLDAFEEAGLNLEDDFDFVQFEIIKEKLTGIVDYPIAFDFTSPYIMFPYVSALLSGEERAALKIGSPESKETVSIVKSYFDSGVISRLERAAMNGLFRQGKIGVMLQGSYMAEKFREKGPSFAMLPFPNLQGIEVRGVIDSKGFALFNSDTYEQCMSFIAFLGEQSEEFFIQCDKYPLFGSGWLPELGEIINKGEFMPNIPGYQTLLFEALEPALQAIFSGAMTVDRALTGAQSYIDSVR, from the coding sequence ATGAAAAAAACGGCAACATTCTTATTCGTGATACTGCTCTGCTCGTTTACATTTGGAATCACCTTCTGGGTGAGCTGGGAAGGAGAGGATTTCTACAGGGCAGCAGCCAGTAGATTTTCAGAGAAGACGGGTATTCCGGTGGAGATTGTCTACTTCCCGAAGATCGAGGAGAAACTCAATGTGAGCTTGAAGACAGGCGACTTACCTGATGCTGTGATGATAAAGGATACTTATGTAGGCGACGTGGCAGCCTCGAAAAGGAATCTGCCTATCCCGGAATCTGCGCTGAGAGACTACCCTGAGAGATATCTGAGTGCCTTCACCTGGAACGGTGAAGTCAGCGCTGTTCCCTACTATGCAGACAGTCAAGTCGCCTTCATCAATCTGGATGCCTTTGAAGAAGCAGGCTTGAATCTCGAAGACGACTTCGATTTCGTACAGTTCGAGATAATAAAGGAGAAGCTCACAGGGATAGTCGACTATCCTATCGCATTCGATTTCACGTCACCCTACATAATGTTTCCCTATGTCTCGGCACTTCTGAGCGGAGAGGAGAGGGCTGCACTCAAGATCGGAAGTCCCGAGAGCAAGGAGACTGTATCGATCGTGAAGAGCTATTTCGATTCGGGTGTCATCTCTAGACTTGAAAGGGCGGCCATGAATGGGCTTTTCAGACAGGGAAAGATTGGCGTGATGCTTCAAGGCAGCTATATGGCGGAGAAGTTCAGGGAGAAGGGACCTAGCTTCGCAATGCTTCCCTTTCCAAATCTACAGGGGATAGAGGTAAGAGGAGTTATCGATTCAAAAGGTTTTGCTCTCTTCAACAGCGATACTTATGAACAGTGCATGAGCTTCATAGCCTTCCTTGGGGAGCAGAGCGAAGAGTTCTTCATACAGTGCGACAAGTACCCGCTTTTTGGGTCAGGCTGGCTTCCGGAGCTTGGAGAAATCATCAATAAAGGAGAATTCATGCCAAATATTCCAGGATATCAGACACTGTTGTTTGAAGCTCTGGAACCCGCTTTACAGGCAATATTCAGTGGAGCTATGACCGTCGATCGGGCCTTAACGGGTGCACAATCCTACATTGACTCTGTCCGGTAG